From the genome of Meiothermus sp. QL-1, one region includes:
- the proC gene encoding pyrroline-5-carboxylate reductase — protein sequence MKLAIVGVGKMGRSILEGVLRSGMLPPGEIGVLDTPERTQEVAHQTGTRALQLPELRHCERVLICVQPRDITLLAPQIAHPNLGYISILAGISTAVLSRRLGTRRVVRSMPNLAAIIGRSSTAITGPREAEEAGDLAFARELFATVGDVYELPERLFDAFTGMAASAPAYLAVVAEALADGGVKQGLPRAQALRLAADVLIATGELLRLKHPAVLKDEVSSPGGTTIHGLAALEARGVRAAFIEAVEAATHRGHALGREEG from the coding sequence ATGAAATTGGCCATCGTGGGCGTGGGCAAGATGGGCCGGAGCATCCTGGAAGGGGTTTTGCGGAGCGGGATGCTCCCCCCAGGGGAGATCGGGGTGCTGGACACCCCGGAGCGCACCCAGGAGGTGGCCCATCAGACCGGCACCCGGGCCCTTCAGCTCCCCGAGCTGCGCCACTGCGAGCGGGTCCTCATCTGCGTGCAGCCCCGGGATATCACCCTCCTGGCCCCCCAGATCGCCCACCCCAACCTGGGCTACATCTCCATCCTGGCCGGCATCTCCACCGCTGTGCTCTCACGCCGCCTCGGCACCCGGCGGGTGGTGCGCTCCATGCCCAACCTGGCCGCCATCATCGGCAGGAGCTCCACCGCCATCACCGGCCCCCGCGAGGCCGAGGAGGCCGGCGACCTGGCCTTCGCCCGGGAGCTTTTCGCCACCGTGGGCGATGTCTATGAGCTTCCCGAGCGGCTTTTCGATGCCTTCACCGGGATGGCCGCCTCGGCGCCGGCCTACCTCGCGGTGGTGGCCGAGGCCCTGGCCGATGGGGGGGTCAAGCAGGGCCTGCCCCGGGCCCAGGCCCTGCGCCTGGCCGCCGACGTGCTCATCGCCACCGGCGAGCTGCTGCGCCTAAAGCACCCCGCGGTGCTCAAGGACGAGGTGAGCAGCCCCGGTGGCACCACCATCCACGGGCTGGCCGCGCTGGAGGCCCGGGGGGTGCGGGCGGCGTTCATCGAGGCGGTGGAGGCCGCCACCCATCGGGGGCACGCTTTGGGCCGGGAGGAGGGATGA
- the rpmE gene encoding 50S ribosomal protein L31: protein MKEKIHPKLVPCKIICNGEVVMQTYSVRPEIHVEVWSGNHPFWTGQQRFVDTEGRVEKFQKKFAGTYGRKARK from the coding sequence ATGAAGGAGAAGATTCATCCCAAGCTGGTCCCCTGCAAGATCATCTGCAACGGCGAGGTGGTCATGCAGACCTACAGCGTCAGGCCCGAGATCCACGTGGAGGTGTGGAGCGGCAACCACCCCTTCTGGACCGGTCAGCAGCGTTTTGTGGACACCGAGGGGCGGGTGGAGAAGTTCCAGAAGAAGTTCGCCGGCACCTACGGCCGGAAGGCCAGGAAGTAG
- the metG gene encoding methionine--tRNA ligase, producing MKVFYETAAIDYANAAPHIGHVYEKIICDFLARFHRLDGYETQFVTGTDEHGEKIARAAKNAGQEPQAFVDYVSEQLFQPAYQRLLISYDDYIRTTSERHKRFVQEVLRRVYEAGDIYYAEYEGLYSVGSERFVTEKELVGGVLPGDSEPPVLRKEANYFFRMEKYRPWLLEYLQAHPDLIQPTAYRNEVLEMLKEPIGDLSISRPKARVPWGIPIPWDEDHVTYVWFDALLAYISSLWSRGLFEKFWPHAWHVIGKDILKPHAIFWPTMLKSAGFPVYQRLVVHGHILAMDGRKMGKSLGNAVDPLALAEKFGVDALHYALLRDTTLGADSPFGEEVVAQRFNADLANDLGNLLSRVRTMLLKYCGGVIPAPSSPDSEAARAGLALAEKVRREVGALRIHLALEEVMQYVRSLNKLINDTRPWELARQGRRQELEEVLYTVVEGLRIASVLLEPALPTKAKALRAALGLGDYTLAETEVWGLAPAGTRIPEEAPLLFPKPDAAPAPKPDGQGEDPSPGEQIGLEEFSRLDLRVAEVVRAEKHPKADRLLVLSLNLGDHTRQVVSGIAQDYTPESLLGKKLILVANLKPAVIRGVRSEGMILAGEGPEGRVVVVTPEKELPPGARVR from the coding sequence ATGAAAGTTTTCTACGAGACCGCCGCCATCGATTACGCCAACGCGGCCCCCCACATCGGCCACGTCTACGAGAAGATCATCTGCGACTTTCTGGCCCGCTTCCACCGCCTCGACGGCTACGAGACCCAGTTCGTCACCGGAACCGACGAGCACGGCGAGAAGATTGCCCGTGCGGCCAAGAACGCGGGCCAGGAGCCCCAGGCCTTCGTGGACTACGTCTCGGAGCAGCTCTTCCAGCCCGCCTACCAGCGCCTGCTCATCAGCTACGACGACTACATCCGCACCACCTCCGAACGGCACAAGCGCTTCGTGCAGGAGGTCCTGCGCCGGGTCTACGAGGCAGGGGACATCTACTACGCCGAGTACGAGGGGCTCTACTCGGTGGGCTCCGAGCGCTTTGTGACCGAAAAAGAGCTGGTGGGGGGGGTGCTGCCGGGCGATTCCGAGCCCCCGGTGCTGCGCAAGGAGGCCAACTACTTCTTCCGCATGGAGAAGTACCGCCCCTGGCTGCTGGAGTACCTCCAGGCCCACCCCGACCTCATCCAGCCCACCGCCTACCGCAACGAGGTGCTGGAGATGCTCAAGGAGCCCATCGGCGACCTCTCCATCTCCCGCCCCAAAGCCCGGGTGCCCTGGGGGATTCCCATTCCTTGGGACGAGGACCACGTGACCTACGTCTGGTTCGACGCCCTGCTGGCCTACATCTCCTCGCTTTGGAGCCGGGGGCTCTTCGAGAAGTTCTGGCCCCACGCCTGGCACGTCATCGGCAAGGACATCCTCAAGCCCCACGCCATCTTCTGGCCCACCATGCTCAAAAGCGCGGGCTTCCCCGTCTACCAGCGCCTGGTGGTGCACGGCCACATCCTGGCCATGGACGGGCGCAAGATGGGCAAGAGCCTGGGCAACGCGGTGGACCCGCTGGCCCTGGCCGAGAAGTTCGGGGTGGACGCTCTACACTACGCTCTTTTGCGCGACACCACCCTGGGCGCCGACAGCCCCTTCGGCGAGGAGGTGGTGGCCCAGCGCTTCAACGCCGACCTGGCCAACGACCTGGGCAACCTGCTCTCGCGCGTGCGCACCATGCTCCTCAAGTACTGCGGGGGGGTCATACCCGCCCCTTCCTCGCCGGACTCGGAAGCGGCCCGGGCCGGGCTGGCCCTGGCCGAGAAGGTGCGGCGGGAGGTGGGGGCCTTGCGCATCCACCTGGCTTTGGAAGAGGTGATGCAGTACGTGCGGAGCCTGAACAAGCTCATCAACGACACCCGCCCCTGGGAGCTGGCCCGCCAGGGGCGGAGGCAGGAGCTGGAAGAGGTGCTTTACACCGTGGTGGAGGGTCTGCGCATCGCCAGCGTGCTCTTAGAGCCGGCCCTGCCCACCAAGGCCAAGGCCCTGCGCGCTGCTCTGGGGCTGGGCGACTACACCCTGGCCGAGACCGAGGTCTGGGGCCTGGCCCCGGCGGGGACCCGAATCCCCGAGGAGGCCCCCTTGCTCTTCCCCAAACCGGACGCCGCGCCGGCCCCCAAGCCGGACGGGCAGGGGGAGGACCCGAGCCCTGGTGAACAGATTGGCCTTGAGGAGTTCAGCCGCCTGGACCTGCGGGTGGCCGAGGTGGTGCGGGCCGAGAAGCACCCCAAGGCCGACCGGCTGCTGGTTTTGAGCCTGAACCTGGGCGACCACACCCGCCAGGTGGTCTCGGGCATCGCCCAGGACTACACCCCCGAGAGCCTGCTGGGGAAGAAGCTCATCCTGGTGGCCAACCTCAAGCCGGCGGTCATCCGTGGGGTTCGGTCGGAGGGGATGATCCTGGCCGGCGAGGGCCCCGAGGGGCGCGTCGTGGTGGTGACCCCGGAAAAGGAGCTCCCCCCGGGGGCCCGGGTCCGCTAG
- the bcp gene encoding thioredoxin-dependent thiol peroxidase, with protein sequence MLRPGEMAPGFALPDQEGRLHRLEDYRGRWVVLYFYPKDDTPGCTKEACAFRDEKGRLEELGAVVLGVSADDVQSHARFHAKYALNFPLLADLEKSVVRAYGAWGTKTMYGKVFEGVLRQTYLIDPEGRVAWVWEKVRPEAHAAEVAEVLQRLRG encoded by the coding sequence ATGCTGAGGCCTGGCGAGATGGCCCCGGGCTTCGCCCTCCCCGACCAGGAGGGCCGGCTCCACCGGCTGGAGGACTACCGCGGGCGGTGGGTGGTGCTCTACTTCTACCCCAAGGACGATACCCCGGGCTGCACCAAGGAGGCCTGCGCTTTTCGCGACGAAAAGGGGCGGCTGGAAGAGCTGGGGGCGGTGGTGCTGGGCGTCTCGGCCGACGATGTGCAAAGCCACGCCCGCTTCCACGCGAAGTACGCCCTCAACTTCCCCCTCCTCGCCGACCTCGAGAAAAGCGTGGTGCGGGCCTATGGGGCCTGGGGCACCAAGACGATGTACGGCAAGGTCTTTGAGGGCGTTTTGCGGCAGACCTACCTGATCGACCCCGAGGGCCGGGTGGCCTGGGTGTGGGAGAAGGTCCGGCCCGAGGCCCACGCCGCCGAGGTGGCCGAGGTGCTCCAGAGGCTTCGCGGGTAG
- the tsaB gene encoding tRNA (adenosine(37)-N6)-threonylcarbamoyltransferase complex dimerization subunit type 1 TsaB, whose translation MLVLALDTATPYLVLGLPHAERALLLKRRHAEVLWAELEQFLQDFETPLERLQGIAVGQGPGSYTGLRVGIAAGLGLGRGLGLPVVGVETLAGVALRYPGVVTVAQQGRAGLAYAATYRVEAGRAAPLQPPRRVALAGLEAQGLLVLDQPPSGRALARLGAERLARGEASVEPLYL comes from the coding sequence GTGCTGGTGCTTGCCCTGGACACGGCCACCCCCTATCTGGTGCTGGGCCTCCCCCACGCCGAGCGGGCCCTCCTCCTCAAGCGGCGCCACGCCGAGGTGCTCTGGGCTGAGCTCGAGCAGTTCCTGCAGGACTTCGAGACCCCCCTGGAGCGCCTCCAGGGCATCGCGGTGGGCCAGGGCCCGGGCTCGTACACCGGGCTGCGGGTGGGCATCGCGGCGGGGCTGGGGCTGGGCCGGGGGCTGGGGCTGCCGGTGGTGGGGGTGGAGACCCTGGCCGGGGTGGCGCTGCGCTACCCCGGGGTGGTCACCGTGGCCCAGCAGGGCCGGGCAGGCCTGGCCTACGCCGCCACCTACCGGGTGGAGGCCGGCAGGGCCGCCCCCCTCCAGCCCCCGAGGCGCGTGGCGCTGGCCGGGCTGGAGGCCCAGGGCCTGCTGGTGCTGGACCAGCCCCCCTCGGGGCGGGCCCTGGCCCGGCTGGGGGCCGAGCGGCTGGCCAGGGGGGAGGCCTCCGTAGAGCCCCTGTACCTCTAG
- the rpiA gene encoding ribose-5-phosphate isomerase RpiA: MDCLDDFKRRAALEAVRQVESGMVVGLGTGSTAAHVVRELGRRLRQGELRGVVAVPTSEATARLAQQEGIPLVELGPEGVDLAIDGADEIAPDLSLVKGLGGALLREKIVEANARRFLVVADHSKKVPRLGRGLVPVEIVPFGHRATLRALSRLGEPRLRMQGEEPYRTDGGNYIADMRFGPIEDPAGLDGALKRIPGVVETGLFVGLASLAIVAGPGGVEYLGGGSL, encoded by the coding sequence ATGGACTGCCTGGACGATTTCAAGCGCCGAGCGGCCCTCGAGGCCGTCCGGCAGGTGGAGTCTGGGATGGTGGTGGGCCTGGGGACGGGCTCCACCGCGGCCCACGTGGTGCGGGAGCTGGGCCGGCGGCTGCGCCAGGGGGAACTCAGGGGGGTGGTGGCGGTGCCCACCTCCGAGGCCACCGCCAGGCTGGCCCAGCAGGAGGGCATCCCCCTGGTGGAGCTGGGGCCCGAAGGGGTGGACCTGGCCATAGACGGGGCCGATGAGATTGCCCCCGACCTATCGCTGGTCAAGGGCCTGGGGGGAGCTCTTTTGCGGGAGAAGATCGTGGAGGCCAACGCCCGGCGCTTCCTGGTGGTGGCCGACCACAGCAAGAAGGTGCCCCGGCTGGGGCGGGGGCTGGTGCCGGTGGAGATCGTGCCCTTCGGCCACCGCGCGACCCTGAGGGCCCTCTCCCGCCTGGGGGAGCCCAGGCTGCGGATGCAGGGGGAGGAGCCCTACCGGACCGACGGGGGCAACTACATCGCCGATATGCGCTTTGGCCCCATCGAGGACCCGGCGGGCCTCGACGGGGCCCTGAAGCGCATCCCCGGGGTGGTGGAGACCGGGCTTTTCGTGGGGCTGGCCTCCCTGGCCATCGTGGCGGGGCCGGGGGGGGTGGAGTACCTTGGCGGGGGCTCGTTGTAG
- a CDS encoding adenosine-specific kinase, whose amino-acid sequence MELRVVPVEKPENLNLILGMSHFIKTVEDLHEALVTAVPGIRFGLAFCEASGKRLVRRSGTDPHLVDLAVRNALAIGAGHSFLIVLGEGFYPINVLHAVKACPEVVRIFAATANPLAVVVAEEGEQRGILGVLDGYKPLGVEGEEDVAWRKDLLRRLGYKVG is encoded by the coding sequence ATGGAGCTGAGGGTGGTGCCGGTTGAGAAGCCCGAGAACCTGAACCTCATCCTGGGGATGAGCCACTTCATCAAGACCGTGGAGGACCTGCACGAGGCCCTGGTCACCGCGGTGCCGGGCATCCGCTTCGGCCTGGCCTTCTGCGAGGCCTCGGGCAAGCGGCTGGTGCGCAGGAGCGGCACCGACCCCCACCTGGTGGATCTGGCGGTCAGGAATGCCCTGGCCATAGGGGCCGGCCACTCCTTTTTGATTGTGCTGGGGGAGGGTTTTTACCCCATCAACGTGCTCCACGCGGTGAAGGCCTGCCCCGAGGTGGTGCGCATCTTCGCGGCCACGGCCAACCCTTTGGCGGTGGTCGTGGCCGAGGAGGGGGAGCAGCGGGGCATCCTGGGGGTGCTGGACGGGTACAAGCCCCTTGGGGTGGAGGGCGAGGAGGACGTGGCCTGGCGCAAAGACCTGCTGCGCAGGCTGGGCTACAAGGTGGGGTAG
- the efp gene encoding elongation factor P produces the protein MISVTDLRNGTKVKMDGALWQCIEYQHQKIGRGGAKVVAKFRNLETGAIVERTFNSGEKLEDVYVETKELQYLYPDGEELVFMDLETYEQFHVPKSISESTRFLKEGMTVQGAMYNGRPLDITLPPSVELRVVDTPPGVRGDTVSGGSKPATLETGAVVQVPLFVEPGEVIRVDTRTGEYLGRA, from the coding sequence ATGATCAGCGTTACCGACCTGCGCAACGGAACCAAGGTCAAGATGGACGGTGCACTGTGGCAGTGCATCGAGTACCAGCACCAGAAGATAGGCCGCGGCGGGGCCAAGGTGGTGGCCAAGTTCCGCAACCTGGAGACCGGGGCCATCGTGGAGCGCACCTTCAACTCGGGGGAGAAGCTCGAGGACGTCTACGTGGAGACCAAGGAGCTGCAGTACCTCTACCCCGACGGCGAGGAGCTGGTCTTCATGGACCTGGAGACCTATGAGCAGTTCCACGTGCCCAAAAGCATCTCCGAGTCCACCCGCTTCCTCAAGGAGGGGATGACCGTGCAGGGGGCCATGTACAACGGCCGGCCCCTGGACATCACCCTGCCCCCCTCGGTGGAGCTCAGGGTGGTGGATACCCCCCCCGGGGTGCGGGGCGACACGGTCTCGGGGGGCAGCAAGCCGGCCACCCTCGAGACCGGGGCGGTGGTGCAGGTGCCGCTCTTCGTGGAGCCGGGCGAGGTCATCCGGGTGGATACCCGCACCGGCGAGTACTTAGGCCGGGCCTAG
- a CDS encoding methyltransferase: MTLAEYHTLRPVSTPAGRLFTKPGVRGAADPAYDLLARSLEAYGERALDLNPGAGRVTLALLGQGLQVRAVETSRAALRCLEASFGRAVEVVCGLPWEVEPGWADLVALVLPAHRGSRYVELSLLGAARALRPGGRLYLAGSKERGFESYFRLAQAMLGYGLLLKREGPLRAAVLEKEHPPPPLPAPWQSFTARVRGRTLRFAHLPGVFSAGKLDAGSALLLAHLPEEGLGRVLDLGAGYGALSLPLVGQAEALTLLEDDWPSVLSAQENLGEQACVLHSDVDEALTPQARFTTIVSNPPFHVGGTVVLESAAAFIEAAYARLERGGKFYLVANRFLPYEPLLLERFGRVRTLAEEGYKVLLAQRTG, translated from the coding sequence ATGACCCTGGCGGAGTACCACACCCTGCGGCCCGTATCCACCCCGGCCGGGCGGCTTTTCACCAAGCCCGGCGTCCGCGGGGCGGCCGACCCGGCCTACGACCTTCTGGCCCGCAGCCTGGAGGCCTACGGCGAGCGGGCCCTCGATCTGAACCCTGGGGCCGGCCGGGTCACGCTGGCCCTTTTAGGGCAGGGGCTTCAGGTGCGGGCGGTGGAGACCTCGAGGGCCGCCTTGCGCTGCCTGGAGGCCAGCTTTGGCCGCGCGGTGGAGGTGGTCTGCGGCCTGCCCTGGGAGGTCGAACCCGGCTGGGCCGACCTGGTGGCCCTGGTCCTCCCCGCCCATCGCGGCAGCCGTTATGTAGAGCTCTCGCTGCTGGGGGCGGCCCGGGCCCTGCGGCCGGGGGGGCGGCTTTACCTGGCCGGGAGCAAGGAGCGGGGCTTCGAGAGCTACTTCAGGCTGGCCCAGGCCATGCTGGGCTACGGTCTGCTGCTAAAACGCGAGGGACCCCTGCGCGCAGCGGTGCTGGAGAAGGAACACCCCCCTCCTCCCCTGCCCGCCCCCTGGCAGTCCTTCACCGCCCGGGTGCGGGGGCGGACCCTGCGCTTCGCCCATCTGCCCGGGGTGTTCTCGGCGGGGAAGCTGGACGCGGGCAGCGCCCTGCTGCTGGCCCACCTGCCAGAGGAAGGGCTGGGGCGGGTGCTGGACCTGGGGGCTGGGTACGGGGCCCTGAGCCTGCCTTTAGTGGGGCAGGCCGAGGCGCTGACGCTGCTCGAGGACGACTGGCCCAGCGTGCTCTCGGCCCAGGAGAACCTAGGCGAGCAGGCCTGCGTCCTTCACTCCGATGTGGACGAGGCCTTGACACCCCAGGCCCGCTTCACTACCATTGTATCGAACCCCCCGTTCCACGTGGGGGGGACCGTTGTGTTGGAAAGCGCCGCTGCATTCATCGAAGCCGCCTACGCCCGCCTGGAGAGGGGCGGGAAGTTTTATCTGGTGGCCAACCGCTTTCTGCCCTACGAGCCTCTGCTGCTGGAGCGCTTCGGCCGCGTGCGCACCCTGGCAGAGGAGGGCTACAAGGTGCTGCTGGCCCAGAGGACTGGCTGA
- the accB gene encoding acetyl-CoA carboxylase biotin carboxyl carrier protein has protein sequence MNVKELKSILQALQDHEVSELTLETPDYKLTVKRGPEVQYVQAPATPPQPAPQNPPSPAPEAAQPKPEPKEEAVRYLEVKAPIVGTFYRAPSPEAEPYVKEGDRVRKGQVLCIIEAMKLMNEIESEFDGVVRKILVNNAEPVEYGQVLFLIEPA, from the coding sequence ATGAACGTAAAGGAGCTTAAGTCCATCCTCCAAGCCCTGCAGGACCACGAGGTCTCCGAGCTCACCCTCGAGACCCCTGATTACAAACTCACCGTCAAGCGGGGCCCTGAGGTGCAGTACGTGCAGGCGCCCGCAACACCCCCCCAGCCCGCCCCGCAGAATCCACCCTCTCCAGCCCCGGAGGCGGCCCAGCCCAAGCCGGAGCCCAAGGAGGAGGCGGTCCGCTACCTCGAGGTCAAGGCCCCCATCGTGGGCACCTTCTACCGGGCTCCCTCCCCCGAGGCCGAGCCCTACGTGAAGGAAGGGGATAGGGTCAGGAAGGGGCAGGTGCTTTGCATCATCGAGGCGATGAAGCTGATGAACGAGATCGAAAGCGAGTTCGACGGGGTGGTGCGCAAGATCCTGGTCAACAACGCCGAGCCGGTGGAGTACGGCCAGGTGCTCTTCCTCATCGAACCCGCTTAG
- a CDS encoding site-2 protease family protein: MFFFELLGRDPLAYLVALAAGAFGLVVHNLFQAYLADRYRDGEPRRYGFLTVEPRVHLDALGLLFLALLGFGFPRLVPWRLFGPRGAQVALMGPLGFFVAAFFYILLARLLEFLGPAASSLALGMQVAGSLMIGHAAVFLFPVPPLDGARVVYAVGSPEARRFMDQLQSYGFVGFFLIFLVLNLTGILPAIRAGLSGLLNALFAAMGL; encoded by the coding sequence ATGTTTTTCTTCGAGCTTTTGGGTAGAGACCCCCTGGCCTACCTCGTGGCCCTTGCCGCTGGGGCCTTTGGCCTGGTGGTGCACAACCTGTTCCAGGCCTACCTGGCCGACCGCTACCGCGACGGCGAGCCCCGGCGCTACGGCTTTCTGACCGTGGAGCCCAGGGTGCATCTGGACGCTTTGGGCCTTTTGTTCCTGGCCCTTTTGGGCTTCGGCTTTCCTCGCCTGGTCCCCTGGCGGCTTTTTGGCCCCAGGGGGGCCCAGGTGGCCCTGATGGGGCCACTGGGCTTCTTCGTGGCCGCCTTCTTCTACATCCTGCTGGCCCGCCTGCTGGAATTCCTGGGTCCGGCCGCCTCGAGCCTGGCCCTGGGGATGCAGGTGGCCGGCTCCCTGATGATCGGCCACGCCGCGGTCTTCCTCTTCCCCGTGCCCCCCCTGGACGGGGCCCGGGTGGTCTACGCGGTGGGCAGTCCGGAGGCCCGGCGCTTCATGGACCAGCTGCAGAGCTACGGCTTTGTGGGCTTTTTCCTGATCTTCCTGGTGCTCAACCTCACCGGCATCCTCCCCGCCATCCGCGCAGGGCTTAGCGGACTATTGAACGCGCTGTTTGCTGCCATGGGGCTTTGA
- a CDS encoding site-2 protease family protein, whose translation MIFLLQSDPLAFFLVVLVLLFSLALHEWGHAIAALWMGDPTAQAQGRVTLNPLKHLDPIGSLMILLLGVGWAKPVPIHPPNFRHYRLGLFLVSVAGILINLLIATSLALLLRLLLEGGYLEPRWLLQALAVAASVNLVLAVFNLLPIPPLDGSKILQSFLPLRWHPLIWRLESSPTYAVVALLLLLTLFRQPLAGFLSRVREGFFALFGL comes from the coding sequence CTGATATTCCTGTTGCAAAGCGACCCCCTGGCTTTCTTCCTGGTGGTCCTGGTGCTCCTCTTCTCCCTGGCCCTGCACGAGTGGGGTCACGCCATCGCCGCCCTTTGGATGGGGGACCCCACCGCCCAGGCCCAGGGCCGGGTAACCCTGAACCCCCTCAAGCACCTGGACCCCATCGGCTCGCTGATGATCCTCCTGCTGGGGGTGGGCTGGGCCAAGCCGGTTCCCATCCATCCCCCCAACTTCCGCCACTACCGCCTGGGGCTTTTTCTGGTCTCGGTCGCGGGCATCCTCATCAACCTGCTCATCGCCACCTCTCTCGCCCTCCTGCTGCGCCTTCTGCTGGAGGGGGGCTACCTGGAGCCCCGCTGGCTGCTGCAGGCCCTGGCGGTGGCGGCCAGCGTCAACCTCGTTCTGGCGGTCTTCAACCTCTTGCCCATCCCGCCTTTGGATGGCTCCAAGATTTTGCAGAGCTTCTTGCCCCTGCGCTGGCATCCCCTCATATGGCGGTTGGAAAGCAGCCCCACCTATGCGGTGGTGGCCCTTCTGCTCCTGCTCACCCTGTTTCGCCAGCCCCTGGCCGGCTTTCTCTCCCGGGTGCGGGAGGGCTTCTTCGCTCTGTTTGGCCTATAG
- the accC gene encoding acetyl-CoA carboxylase biotin carboxylase subunit: protein MFRKIMVANRGEIALRVLRAARELGIKVVVAHSEADSQSLPVLLADEAICIGPAPSAQSYLNIPNLLSAALITGAEAIHPGYGFLAENPQFAEMCRDHGIVFIGPTPESMHSLGSKAGGREIAARSNVPTVPGTGVLRSVEEALEAAEAIGYPVLLKASAGGGGRGQKVVRSPEEMRTAFAQAQLEAQNYFSDPSLILEKYIELFRHVEVQVMGDGKGHVVHVGERDCSVQRRNQKLIEEAPSRLDEALRQEILAAGVRLAKYVNYQGAGTLEFIVDPEGNYYFMEMNTRIQVEHTVTEMVSGLDLVKLQIKIAAGEPFTLKQSEIVLRGHAIECRINAEDYEKDFRPSIGKVETLHFPGGPGVRVDSHLYAGYSIPPHYDSLVAKLIVHGEDRQEAIARMRRALAETVIEGPGLRTTVPFHLRVMDDELYQRGEVYTDFVARLLG from the coding sequence ATGTTCAGGAAGATCATGGTGGCCAACCGGGGCGAGATCGCCCTGCGGGTCCTGCGCGCTGCCCGCGAGCTGGGCATCAAGGTGGTGGTGGCCCACAGCGAGGCCGACAGCCAGTCGCTGCCGGTTTTGCTGGCCGACGAGGCCATCTGCATCGGGCCGGCGCCCTCAGCCCAGAGCTACCTGAACATCCCCAACCTGCTCTCGGCCGCCCTTATCACCGGGGCCGAGGCCATCCATCCGGGCTACGGCTTCCTGGCCGAGAACCCCCAGTTCGCCGAGATGTGCCGCGACCACGGCATCGTCTTCATCGGGCCCACCCCGGAGTCCATGCACAGCCTGGGCTCCAAGGCCGGGGGAAGGGAGATTGCGGCCAGGTCCAACGTGCCCACCGTGCCGGGGACGGGGGTGCTGCGGTCGGTGGAGGAGGCCCTGGAGGCCGCCGAGGCCATCGGCTACCCGGTGCTGCTCAAGGCCAGCGCGGGGGGCGGGGGCCGGGGGCAGAAGGTGGTGCGCTCGCCCGAGGAGATGAGGACCGCCTTCGCCCAGGCCCAGCTCGAGGCCCAGAACTACTTCTCCGACCCCTCGCTCATCCTGGAGAAGTACATCGAGCTTTTCCGCCACGTGGAGGTGCAGGTGATGGGGGACGGCAAGGGGCACGTGGTCCACGTGGGGGAGCGGGACTGCTCGGTGCAGCGGCGCAACCAGAAGCTCATCGAGGAGGCCCCAAGCCGCCTGGACGAGGCCCTGCGCCAGGAGATCCTGGCCGCCGGGGTGCGGCTGGCCAAGTACGTCAACTACCAGGGGGCGGGTACCTTGGAGTTCATCGTGGACCCCGAGGGCAACTACTACTTCATGGAGATGAACACCCGCATCCAGGTGGAGCACACCGTGACCGAGATGGTCTCGGGGCTGGATTTGGTCAAGCTGCAGATCAAGATCGCAGCCGGGGAGCCCTTTACGCTAAAGCAGAGCGAGATCGTCCTGCGGGGCCACGCCATCGAGTGCCGCATCAACGCCGAGGACTACGAGAAGGACTTCCGCCCCAGCATCGGCAAGGTGGAGACCCTGCACTTCCCCGGAGGCCCTGGGGTGCGGGTGGACTCGCACCTCTACGCCGGCTACAGCATTCCGCCCCACTACGACTCCTTGGTGGCCAAGCTCATCGTGCACGGCGAGGACCGGCAGGAGGCCATCGCCCGGATGCGGCGGGCCCTCGCCGAGACGGTGATCGAGGGGCCGGGCCTCAGGACCACGGTGCCCTTCCATCTCAGGGTCATGGACGATGAGCTCTACCAGCGGGGGGAGGTCTACACCGACTTCGTCGCGCGGCTACTTGGCTGA
- the aroH gene encoding chorismate mutase, which translates to MVRGVRGAITVEEDTREAILSATRELLQKMLEANQITDFDSIGAMIFTLTDDLRAAFPAEAARQLGMQRVPLINSREIPVPGALPRVIRVMMLWNTDVPQHQVKHVYLRDAVQLRPDLDSAQ; encoded by the coding sequence ATGGTCAGAGGGGTACGCGGTGCCATAACGGTGGAGGAGGACACCCGGGAAGCCATTCTAAGCGCCACGCGCGAGCTTCTGCAGAAGATGCTCGAGGCCAACCAGATCACCGACTTCGACAGCATCGGGGCCATGATCTTCACCCTCACCGACGACCTGCGCGCAGCCTTCCCTGCCGAGGCTGCCCGGCAGCTCGGGATGCAGCGGGTGCCGCTCATCAACTCCCGCGAGATCCCAGTCCCAGGCGCGCTGCCCCGGGTCATCCGGGTGATGATGCTCTGGAACACCGACGTCCCGCAGCACCAGGTCAAGCACGTCTACCTGCGGGACGCGGTGCAGCTCAGGCCCGACCTGGACAGCGCGCAGTGA